One region of Chlorobiota bacterium genomic DNA includes:
- a CDS encoding SemiSWEET transporter, whose product MDYIRLLGFAAGAVGVIAFVPQAAKVLRTRSTHDLSLPSYLLMAAGSTLWAAYGFLQDDLPIILPNVIILVLQLTILWAKFRFH is encoded by the coding sequence ATGGACTACATCCGCTTGCTTGGTTTTGCTGCCGGAGCTGTTGGTGTCATCGCGTTTGTGCCGCAGGCCGCGAAGGTCTTGCGAACCCGCTCCACCCACGACCTCTCGCTCCCGTCGTACTTGTTGATGGCGGCCGGCAGCACCCTCTGGGCCGCCTATGGATTCCTGCAAGATGACCTCCCGATTATTCTCCCGAACGTCATCATCCTGGTGCTGCAGCTGACGATTCTTTGGGCGAAATTTCGCTTTCACTGA
- a CDS encoding formimidoylglutamase, with product MLDHLIPADPALFFTKNDPADPRMGDLVGRGDDAIAQHTRVAIIGVPQELGVARNGGRVGAAQAPDAIRAMFYRLTPFDLATGRSVPHGAVVDLGNIRCDDQLDDGLEEIHRRLAAVVAAVCRRGLIPLVLGGGHDVTYAAASGVHAVHGRLGVLNFDAHLDVRPPNPLRNSGTSFRMLIEEGKLAPEQFVEFGIQSFANAESHVEWVRGSGGTIIPLEAVRQQGFPDALLAAYRIASSEGRKNVYGTLDMDGVRAADAPGVSATMPDGFAAAELLATARLLGRSSATVAMDIVEVNPRFDRDNQTAKLAAHAMMRFIGGIGER from the coding sequence ATGCTCGATCACTTGATCCCTGCCGATCCCGCGCTCTTCTTCACCAAAAACGACCCCGCCGACCCACGCATGGGGGACCTGGTGGGAAGGGGGGATGATGCCATTGCCCAGCACACCCGCGTTGCCATTATCGGCGTTCCGCAGGAGCTTGGCGTGGCGCGGAATGGAGGGCGCGTTGGCGCGGCCCAGGCCCCCGACGCAATCCGCGCGATGTTCTACCGGCTGACCCCATTCGACCTTGCAACCGGGCGCAGCGTTCCGCATGGCGCGGTTGTTGACTTGGGGAACATCCGTTGCGATGACCAGTTGGATGATGGGCTGGAGGAAATCCACCGCCGATTGGCCGCGGTGGTTGCTGCGGTTTGCCGGCGTGGGCTGATTCCGCTGGTGCTTGGCGGCGGCCACGATGTCACCTATGCCGCTGCCAGCGGTGTTCACGCCGTCCATGGCCGGTTGGGGGTGCTGAATTTTGATGCCCACCTTGACGTGCGCCCGCCGAACCCGCTGCGGAACAGCGGGACATCGTTTCGGATGTTGATTGAGGAGGGGAAGCTGGCCCCAGAGCAGTTTGTGGAATTCGGAATCCAGAGCTTTGCGAACGCGGAATCGCACGTTGAATGGGTGCGGGGAAGCGGGGGGACGATTATTCCGCTGGAGGCCGTTCGCCAGCAAGGGTTTCCCGATGCCTTGTTGGCGGCCTATCGAATCGCTTCTTCGGAGGGGCGGAAGAACGTTTACGGGACGCTGGACATGGATGGAGTTCGCGCTGCCGACGCGCCTGGGGTATCGGCCACGATGCCGGATGGTTTTGCCGCGGCGGAGCTTCTGGCAACGGCGCGGCTTCTTGGCCGCAGCAGCGCGACCGTGGCGATGGACATCGTGGAAGTCAATCCCCGATTCGACCGCGACAACCAGACCGCAAAACTTGCTGCCCACGCGATGATGAGGTTTATCGGGGGAATCGGGGAGCGGTGA
- a CDS encoding RNA polymerase sigma factor encodes MAWYRQIFQTAPGEGVQESALPKPTNPETLLFERFLAGDDSALVELYDRHNHRIFMYCRQFVRDHQRAEDITQELWERVLRLRRERKVTSQNPMGFLLTIARNLCLDELRKDRHHTAIEDLPETSHPVDFIPELSHMEELVVLALPHLPASQREVLVLNAYSGYRFDEIAEMLGEPVGAIRTRAWRARTHLARMISAMIGIEEDKQTTRPNNRQEQGQ; translated from the coding sequence ATGGCATGGTACCGCCAGATATTTCAGACAGCACCGGGCGAAGGGGTTCAGGAATCGGCATTGCCGAAGCCAACCAACCCCGAAACGTTGCTTTTTGAGCGATTCCTTGCTGGGGATGACTCAGCATTGGTGGAGTTGTACGACCGCCACAACCACCGGATTTTCATGTACTGCCGGCAGTTTGTGCGGGACCACCAGCGGGCCGAGGATATCACGCAGGAACTGTGGGAACGGGTGCTTCGGTTGCGGCGCGAGCGGAAAGTTACCTCGCAGAATCCCATGGGATTTTTGCTGACAATCGCCCGCAACCTTTGCCTTGATGAGCTTCGGAAGGATCGCCACCACACGGCGATTGAGGACCTGCCGGAAACAAGCCACCCGGTGGATTTCATTCCGGAGCTTTCGCACATGGAGGAATTAGTGGTGCTGGCGCTTCCCCACCTTCCCGCTTCGCAGCGTGAAGTGTTGGTGCTGAACGCGTACAGCGGTTACCGGTTCGATGAAATTGCCGAGATGCTTGGCGAACCGGTCGGGGCAATACGCACACGCGCCTGGCGAGCACGGACCCACTTGGCCCGGATGATCTCCGCCATGATCGGCATCGAAGAAGACAAACAGACGACCAGACCGAATAATAGACAGGAGCAAGGACAATGA
- a CDS encoding sodium:solute symporter has product MHWLDWLIIAAYLIYIVYDGIRLTRRSHGIEGYFLANKSLPWWAVGLSVMATQLSAITLVGTTGQAYDKGMGFIQFYFGLPLAMIILCVTVVPFFYRANVFTAYEYLERRFDAKTRSLTSFLFLMSRGLSCGVIIAAPSVILSIVLGWNETITILAMGLSTTLYTMFGGVQAVTWTDVKQMVIIFAGLAVVLVVIFSQLPSGVGFSEALSIAGAAGKLQTVDFNTSPKETYTFWSGLIGGLFLMLSYFGCDQSQVQRYLTARSVSEGRTSLLMSAFVKIPMQFVILLIGVLVFVFYQFQAPPMIFNRQDVAAVDSSAFKGEFRQLGERYQAEAAQRSAQATALAKAVSGGGDITPQRDAYLRADSAMAATRSQAIGLVKAATHSTKFTDVNHVFPTFVTTYMPPGVVGLIIAAIFAAAMSSIAAELNSLSTATVIDFYRRFYRSNASDAHYLLVSKLTTLLWGIFACVVAFYAVQLGSLIEVVNRFGSFFYGSLLGVFVLAIGVKRATANGAFVGLIAGMGTIALVHYGFNADGQMMSFLWYNVVGCVAVVAVGMGWSLASPTKPHATESA; this is encoded by the coding sequence ATGCACTGGCTCGACTGGCTGATTATCGCTGCCTATCTGATCTACATCGTGTACGACGGAATCCGCCTGACGCGGCGTAGCCACGGGATTGAAGGCTACTTCCTTGCCAACAAAAGCCTTCCGTGGTGGGCCGTTGGGCTTTCGGTGATGGCAACGCAGCTAAGTGCCATCACCCTTGTTGGAACCACCGGGCAGGCCTACGACAAAGGGATGGGATTCATCCAGTTCTACTTCGGCTTGCCGCTGGCAATGATTATCCTTTGCGTGACGGTGGTTCCGTTCTTTTACCGCGCCAACGTCTTCACGGCATATGAGTATCTGGAACGGCGGTTCGATGCCAAAACCCGATCGCTTACCAGCTTCCTTTTCCTGATGTCCCGCGGCTTATCGTGCGGCGTAATCATTGCCGCCCCCTCGGTAATCCTTTCGATTGTGCTTGGCTGGAACGAAACCATCACCATCCTTGCCATGGGGCTTTCCACCACACTCTACACCATGTTCGGCGGCGTGCAAGCCGTAACCTGGACCGATGTGAAGCAGATGGTGATCATCTTTGCCGGGTTGGCGGTGGTGCTGGTTGTCATCTTCTCCCAGCTTCCCAGCGGCGTTGGTTTTTCCGAGGCACTTTCCATTGCCGGGGCCGCCGGAAAATTGCAGACCGTTGACTTCAACACCAGCCCAAAGGAGACCTACACCTTTTGGTCGGGGCTGATTGGCGGGCTGTTTCTGATGCTCAGCTATTTCGGCTGCGACCAAAGCCAGGTCCAGCGGTATCTAACCGCCCGTTCCGTTAGCGAGGGGCGGACCTCGTTGCTGATGAGCGCGTTTGTGAAAATCCCGATGCAGTTCGTGATCCTGCTGATTGGCGTGCTGGTGTTTGTCTTCTATCAGTTCCAAGCCCCGCCCATGATCTTCAATCGCCAAGATGTTGCCGCCGTGGATAGCAGCGCGTTCAAGGGGGAGTTCCGCCAGTTGGGGGAACGATACCAAGCCGAGGCTGCCCAGCGAAGCGCGCAAGCAACCGCGTTGGCAAAGGCAGTAAGCGGTGGGGGAGATATCACGCCACAGCGCGATGCCTATCTGCGTGCCGACAGCGCAATGGCCGCAACCCGCAGCCAGGCGATTGGATTGGTGAAAGCCGCAACCCACAGCACGAAGTTCACCGATGTCAACCACGTCTTCCCGACGTTCGTTACCACGTATATGCCGCCCGGGGTGGTGGGGCTGATTATCGCCGCAATCTTTGCCGCAGCCATGTCCTCCATCGCTGCCGAACTGAACTCCCTTTCCACCGCAACGGTGATTGATTTCTACCGCCGGTTCTACCGCAGCAACGCCAGCGATGCGCACTACCTGCTTGTCTCCAAACTTACCACACTCTTGTGGGGGATTTTTGCGTGCGTGGTGGCCTTCTACGCCGTGCAGCTGGGGTCGCTGATTGAGGTTGTGAACCGCTTCGGCTCGTTCTTTTACGGTTCGCTTCTTGGGGTGTTTGTGCTGGCAATTGGGGTGAAACGCGCCACCGCAAACGGCGCGTTCGTTGGGCTGATTGCGGGGATGGGGACCATTGCGCTGGTCCACTACGGCTTCAATGCCGACGGCCAGATGATGAGCTTCCTGTGGTACAACGTGGTGGGGTGCGTGGCGGTGGTGGCCGTGGGAATGGGGTGGAGCCTTGCCAGCCCAACAAAGCCACACGCAACGGAAAGCGCGTAA
- a CDS encoding 4Fe-4S dicluster domain-containing protein, with protein MAIHITEDCINCGACEPECPNTAIYEGGANWTLAGVTYGDGEAAPSGTNGFWSADYFYIVPDKCTECVGFFDEPQCAAVCPVDVCLPDPNRVESNEELLQKVDALNAIDTDRLRN; from the coding sequence ATGGCAATCCACATCACGGAAGATTGTATTAACTGCGGCGCGTGCGAGCCGGAATGCCCAAACACCGCCATTTACGAAGGGGGTGCGAATTGGACCTTGGCCGGCGTTACCTACGGCGATGGCGAGGCGGCACCAAGCGGCACAAACGGTTTCTGGTCCGCCGATTACTTCTACATCGTCCCCGATAAATGCACCGAGTGCGTTGGGTTCTTCGACGAACCGCAGTGCGCCGCCGTCTGCCCGGTGGACGTATGCTTGCCGGACCCGAACCGCGTGGAATCGAACGAGGAGCTTCTGCAAAAAGTGGACGCGCTCAACGCCATTGATACCGACCGGCTGCGCAACTAA
- a CDS encoding DUF309 domain-containing protein translates to MQERSLLELAVAEFNSGRFFESHDSFEMMWESLQGDDRRFMQGMIHAAIGSFHAVRNNHAGATTQLDRAIERLSEHRPEKFGIDINGLLPQLVALREAIRTSGTIPSLQITLAELPANPAGEATGQGSVRNL, encoded by the coding sequence GTGCAAGAACGTTCACTTCTGGAGCTTGCCGTTGCTGAATTCAACAGCGGACGCTTTTTTGAAAGTCACGACTCCTTTGAAATGATGTGGGAATCGCTGCAGGGCGACGACCGCCGATTCATGCAAGGGATGATCCACGCGGCAATCGGCTCCTTCCACGCGGTGCGGAACAACCACGCCGGGGCCACAACGCAGCTTGACAGGGCAATCGAACGGTTATCGGAACATCGCCCCGAAAAATTTGGCATTGACATCAACGGACTGCTGCCGCAGCTGGTGGCCTTACGCGAGGCAATCCGAACCAGCGGCACGATTCCTTCCCTGCAAATCACCCTTGCAGAGCTTCCGGCAAATCCCGCCGGGGAAGCAACGGGGCAGGGAAGTGTACGGAACTTATAG
- a CDS encoding amidohydrolase, translating to MRISCSSSSGLIESVQPSSRTQLLLDGVEYPLPLGAVVLPGFTDAHAHLIGLGEMASKVNLVDATSPEECARRVADHAKNLPAGTWVQGFGWNQEKWGVPQLPTRALLDALLPHHPVLLLRVDTHAAWVNSAAIRAAEITPGWIDGGEVLLDEFGQPNGILVDTAMELALRHVPPITTQQRAAWIEHGIQECLRYGITCVHDMNVEPERLQAMASIAERGGMKIRCEVFLKAQGEEWRAVLQPGPLANNVNIAGVKYFADGALGSRGALLLEPYSDAPDTRGIQLLSADQLAGLAAEPARRGFAIATHAIGDGANRLVLDAYAQLRRSHPDALLRVEHAQIVHPDDVPRFAALGALPSMQPTHCTSDAAMAQQRLGSQRCGYAYGWRNLRRAGLPILAGSDFPIESPDPIAGIRAFAERIDSSTNKPWHIQQAISPQEAIAAFTEWPRLGIPGKPRRGRLAEGYAADVVVLSGDPCAAGTSQAIATIVAGNVAWAWT from the coding sequence ATGCGGATTTCCTGTTCCTCTTCTTCCGGTTTGATCGAGTCTGTTCAGCCAAGCAGCCGCACGCAGCTGCTGCTTGATGGGGTCGAGTATCCGCTGCCGTTGGGGGCGGTGGTCCTTCCTGGCTTCACCGACGCGCACGCGCATCTGATTGGGCTTGGCGAAATGGCCTCCAAAGTCAACTTGGTGGATGCAACATCCCCCGAAGAATGCGCCCGCCGGGTTGCCGACCATGCCAAAAATCTTCCCGCCGGAACGTGGGTGCAAGGGTTTGGGTGGAACCAAGAAAAATGGGGCGTGCCGCAGCTTCCCACGCGGGCGTTGTTGGACGCGCTTCTTCCCCACCATCCGGTCCTGCTGCTTCGGGTGGATACCCACGCCGCGTGGGTGAACAGCGCGGCAATTCGCGCAGCCGAAATCACCCCGGGCTGGATTGATGGGGGTGAGGTTTTGTTGGATGAGTTCGGCCAGCCAAACGGCATTCTGGTGGATACCGCGATGGAGTTGGCGTTGCGCCACGTTCCACCAATCACCACCCAGCAACGTGCCGCGTGGATTGAGCACGGGATCCAGGAGTGCCTTCGCTACGGCATCACCTGCGTCCACGACATGAACGTCGAGCCGGAGCGGCTGCAGGCAATGGCCAGCATTGCCGAGCGTGGCGGAATGAAGATTCGGTGCGAGGTGTTCCTGAAGGCGCAGGGGGAAGAATGGCGCGCCGTTCTGCAGCCCGGCCCCCTGGCCAACAACGTGAACATTGCCGGGGTGAAATACTTTGCCGATGGCGCGCTTGGATCGCGCGGGGCGTTGCTGCTGGAGCCGTACAGCGACGCGCCAGACACACGCGGAATCCAGCTTCTTTCTGCGGACCAGCTGGCGGGGTTGGCTGCCGAGCCGGCGCGGCGCGGGTTTGCGATTGCCACCCACGCAATCGGCGATGGCGCGAACCGGTTGGTGTTGGATGCCTACGCGCAACTGCGCCGCAGCCACCCCGACGCACTGCTGCGGGTTGAGCACGCGCAGATTGTTCACCCCGACGACGTGCCACGGTTTGCGGCGCTTGGCGCGCTCCCTTCGATGCAGCCAACCCACTGCACCAGCGATGCAGCAATGGCCCAGCAACGGCTTGGGTCCCAGCGGTGCGGCTACGCTTACGGCTGGCGGAACCTGCGGCGCGCGGGGCTTCCGATCCTTGCCGGAAGCGACTTCCCGATTGAAAGCCCCGACCCGATAGCGGGCATCCGCGCATTTGCCGAACGGATAGATTCTTCCACCAACAAACCGTGGCATATCCAGCAGGCGATCTCCCCCCAGGAAGCGATTGCGGCATTCACCGAGTGGCCCCGGCTTGGAATCCCCGGCAAGCCGCGGCGGGGCCGCCTTGCCGAAGGGTACGCGGCGGACGTAGTAGTCCTTTCCGGCGACCCCTGCGCGGCGGGAACGTCGCAAGCAATTGCGACGATTGTGGCGGGTAACGTGGCTTGGGCGTGGACGTAA